TTGCATATGCTACACCTTTGATGATCTTGTCGCGTTCGAGCTGCATTTTTTCTGGAGTTTTTGCATCTGCAAAATGACCGGTGTGAAGCTCAATATATTCAGCACCACAAGCGTGAGCTGCATCAATCTGCTTTTCACTTGCTTCAATGAACAGACTGGATTTAACGCCAGCTGCATGGAATGGTGCAAGGTAATCACGGAAAAACTCTTCGCGTCCTGCTACTGCAAGACCACCTTCGGTTGTAAGTTCTTCGCGTTTCTCCGGTACAAGACAAATCATGTATGGATTAATGCGAAGTGCAATTTCATGCATTTCTTCAGTTGCAGCCATTTCAAAATGGAAACGGGTATTCAGACAACGGGATACCAGTTCAATATCACGATCCTGAACATGACGACGGTCTTCACGAAGGTGCATAATAATGCCACGTGCTCCAGCAAGCTCTGCAAAATGTGCAGCAGTTACCGGTTCTGGCTCGATACCTAAACGTTGTTGCCTAAGAGTAGCAACATGATCAATATTAACGACTAAAACGGGCATATCTTCTCCTCATATAAGTAAACCCATATGTATGTAATCACTTTATATAAAGTCTCGCGCAAAGAAAACATTGTTTTTGCGGACTCTAAAGAGGTTATACACTCTTTTACAATAAACTTCATGTCCAAAGTGTAGCAAACCTGTGCGAAACAAGTTTGACCACGTCTACTAACTGATTTTGCTAAACCGACGGACATGCATAAATCGCCTATCACTTGTGCAGACTAAGTTTGTTTTTGTTGGCTATTGCATAATATTTTTCTGCACATAATTGACTGTTCAGATACAACTCAGTAAGGAGTGTGTCCATATTTACGTGAAATATGAAATTACATGAAATATGAAATTACATGAAATATGACATCTCAGCAGGGATGAACTGGAGTTCTTTTATGAACGTTTGTATTGTTGGTACAGGTTATGTCGGTTTGGTAAGCGCAGCATGTTTTGCAGAAATGGGGAATGCAATCACATGTGTTGATGTTAATCCAGACGTTGTTGAAATGCTTTCTGATGGCCGGGTTCATATTTGGGAACCGGGGTTGGAAGAGCTTGTACAGCGTAACTACGCAGAAAAACGTCTCACATTCACAACAAGCCTGCAGGAAGGTATAGAGAAATGCGACGTGGTATTCATTACCGTTGGTACACCTTCCAGCGAAGACGGATCTTGTGACCTTTGCTATGTTGAGCAGGTCGCACGTCAGATCGGTGCGGTAATGACTTCCCCGAAAATTATTGTTGATAAATCTACAGTGCCTGTTGGTACTGCTGATTTTGTTACTTCCCTTGTTCAGGAAGAACTTGATAAGCGCGGTGAATCAATTGATTTTGCAGTTGTTTCTAACCCTGAGTTCTTGAAAGAAGGCGATGCGGTTAATGACTTTATGAAGCCGGATCGCGTTATTGTCGGTACTGAGAACGCAAATGCTGCAGCTGTTCTTGGCGAACTGTATGCACCATTTGCCCGTAGTCGTGAAAAGCTGATCGTAATGGGTGTTCGCAGTGCTGAAATGACTAAATATGCAGCAAACTGCATGCTTGCAACCAAGATTTCTTTCATCAATGAAGTAGCAAATATTTGTGAACGTGTTGGCGCGGATGTTCGTGACGTTCGTACCGGCATTGGTTCCGACCATCGCATCGGATATGAGTTTATCTATCCCGGTGTAGGGTATGGTGGTTCTTGTTTCCCTAAAGACGTTAAAGCGCTTATCCATACGGCGCATCAGTACGAGTACACTCCAGAGTTACTCGAAGCTGTGGATAACGTGAACAAGCGTCAGAAAAAACGTATGGCAGAGCGCCTTGTTGAATACTTTGAACCACAGGGTGGTGTTGAAGGAAAGACATTGGCTCTGTGGGGTATCGCTTTTAAAGCAAATACAGATGATACTCGTGAAGCTGCATCATTATCTATTATTGAAGAGCTTACTGCAAAAGGTATGCGTATTCGTGCATTTGACCCTGTTGCAGGCGAAAAAGTGAAGGATCGTTTTGCTGACAACGACCTGGTAGAGATCGTTGATGAGCAATATGCTGCGCTTGATGGTGCACAGGCCCTGATGGTTGTTACTGAGTGGCATCAGTTCCGTATACCTGACTTTGACCGTGTGAAGAAACAGCTCACCGCACCTATTCTGTTTGATGGACGTAACCTTTACAATGCCGCGACAATGGCCGAGAAAGGGTTTGCGTACTTCTGCGTAGGTCGTAAAGCAGATTAGAGAGCGCGTAGAGAAAGTCTTCTACGCCTGATGGGCATAAAGCCTTAAGAAAAGAAAACCCCTGCCGATGAGAAATCAACGGCAGGGGTTTTCTTTAGGGAAAGTCTTATAGTTGAGCAGTAGCGGCACAGCGCCTGCAAGATCTCAGTTGAAGTTCCTGTAGAATCAGTTTTTCATATTGCATTGAGTCCTGATTTTGTACAGGGGTGCCTTCTTTCAGAAAGCGTTCAAGAAATTGTGTTTCTTCCCAGAAGTCAAGAAGTTCCTCGTCGCCAAGTGATTTTATCTGCATAGCAAGAGGCGTGTCTTCGGGGAATGGTAAGATGTTCGCCATCAATTTGGTACTCCTCGCGGATAGCGTTGTACTCAATTGCTTTTGAGCGAAGTTATATTATCTAACACTCTCTTTTTTTACAACCGCTTTTATGAACAGTGGTATCACACTGTAGTTGCTTTGGATTGTGAGAACAGGTATATGTCGTTTCACTTAATTTTTTCCCGTACTACGCTGCTCGGGAAAGCAAGGAGTTGTTCTGTATGAATGAGCCTCAGAAGAAGCAGGATGACGAGCTGATGCAACTTGTCACCTTTAGTATAGGTGAAGAGGAATTTGGTGTTGATATCCTTAAGGTACAGGAAATTATCCGTACTATGGAAATCACTAAAGTGCCTAAAGCTCCGGATTTTGTTGAGGGGGTAATTAACCTTCGAGGGAAAGTGATTCCTATCATTGACCTGAGAAGGCGTTTCGGGCTTAGCTCCAAAGAGCATGACAAACATACCCGAATCATTGTAATCGAAATCAACAACATGATTGTCGGGTTTGTCGTCGATTCCGTGTCAGAAGTTCTGCGTATTCCAGCAGGCACGGTTGAACCGCCTCCGGCTGTTGTTGCAGGTATGGAATCTGAGTACATTAGTGGTGTTGGTAAGCTTCAGGATCGTCTGCTTATTTTGCTTGATCTTGATCGTCTGCTTTCTAATGATGATCTTGAGGTGCTCGGACAGATTTAGTTTTTCCTCGAGGATGTCATCGAAGATGTTTAACTTCTCTTGAAAAGCAAAAGCCGCCTGCCTTCCTAAAAGGGCCGGCGGCTTTTTCAGTTTATATATTCAATAATCCGGGAGCAGGGACGAGTGCTGTTTTCTGAAATAGTCAGAAAAATTCAGAATGAGAAGAATGCCGTTGTTCATGTTGCGCGCAGCGGGCCTGCAAGTCAGGCGCGATTAGCCCGTACATTACGTGACAGAGGCGAAAATGTGGTAGTGATCGCGCGTGATGCCAAAGAATTTGCAGAACTGAATGGACTGCTTCGGCTGTTCACTCCTGATTGCTCTCGAGGGGCTGCCTCATTAGCTACACCTCAATGGGACGATGAATGGATTACCATTCCACAGCATCCAGCAGGTACGTATGGTAAATCACGTTGGGCAACAAGAATGGCAAGCTTGTATGGGCTGGGCTTGAAGCGTGCTGCTCAGGGTGTATTGCTTTCTATCGATAACTTTTTGCCTGCACTGCCTCCTGAAGATATTTTTACCCATAATGAGTTATTACTTACAATCGGTGACGAAACAGGTCCGGATCTTATTATCGAGCAGGCTGTAGAATGGGGGTACACTCGCGTTCCTCTTGTAACGCAGCCGGGTGAAATCGCTCTGCGTGGTGATATTCTGGATATTTTTTGTCCCGGTTTTACACTTCCAATCCGAATGGAATTTTTTGGCGATCTTCTTGAAGAAATTCGCCTTTTTGAACCAACCTCACAGCGTTCCCGGGGTAATATTCAAGAACTCGTGTTGCTTCCTGCTGCCCCCGTTGTGTTGAATGACTCCAATATTGCGCAGGCTTCCGTTTGGTGGAAACAGTTAGAGGCAGAGGGCACGTTAGCTCATGGCCAGTCTTCCGCATTGCAACACGCAGCAGCAAATGGAGATTATACATTCCTTCCGGGGTGTTTCTATAAAAAATCAAGTTTCTTGGAGAGTTGGCTTCCGAAGGACGCTGTCTATGTTCTGCCGTCAGAAGGTGGGATGAATGAAGCGCTGGAAGTTTCTGAACGTTCATGGGAAGCATTTCTTGACGCGCAGGCTGAAGAATATGGAGTGCGCCAGCCCGTAAGTTGCGTGCTTCGTTCTACGGGCACTGCCGATGCTGTCTGGCAGCAAGTCCGGAGAATCCATTTTGAAGAATTAAAAATGGGTGTGGAATTACAAGGCGCTTCATTGCAGGAACGTAGCTATGGAGCCTTTCAGGATATTTTTCAGCGGCCGGAGGATGCGGAACGGCCATGGCATGCTCTTGTTAGTCATTTACGTGAATGGATGAAAGAGAAGCGTCAGGTTGTACTTAGTTTTGCTACAGATCGTAGTCGAACAAAATTTTTAACACTCGCAGAGCAAGACGGCTTGATGCCGCATATGTGCTACTCCCCGAGAG
This sequence is a window from Halodesulfovibrio aestuarii DSM 17919 = ATCC 29578. Protein-coding genes within it:
- a CDS encoding pyridoxine 5'-phosphate synthase, with product MPVLVVNIDHVATLRQQRLGIEPEPVTAAHFAELAGARGIIMHLREDRRHVQDRDIELVSRCLNTRFHFEMAATEEMHEIALRINPYMICLVPEKREELTTEGGLAVAGREEFFRDYLAPFHAAGVKSSLFIEASEKQIDAAHACGAEYIELHTGHFADAKTPEKMQLERDKIIKGVAYAKGIGLKVNLGHGLNYTNVYEFANVPGISEYSIGHSIVSRAVLVGMDRAVREMNEIISTFAE
- a CDS encoding UDP-glucose dehydrogenase family protein — protein: MNVCIVGTGYVGLVSAACFAEMGNAITCVDVNPDVVEMLSDGRVHIWEPGLEELVQRNYAEKRLTFTTSLQEGIEKCDVVFITVGTPSSEDGSCDLCYVEQVARQIGAVMTSPKIIVDKSTVPVGTADFVTSLVQEELDKRGESIDFAVVSNPEFLKEGDAVNDFMKPDRVIVGTENANAAAVLGELYAPFARSREKLIVMGVRSAEMTKYAANCMLATKISFINEVANICERVGADVRDVRTGIGSDHRIGYEFIYPGVGYGGSCFPKDVKALIHTAHQYEYTPELLEAVDNVNKRQKKRMAERLVEYFEPQGGVEGKTLALWGIAFKANTDDTREAASLSIIEELTAKGMRIRAFDPVAGEKVKDRFADNDLVEIVDEQYAALDGAQALMVVTEWHQFRIPDFDRVKKQLTAPILFDGRNLYNAATMAEKGFAYFCVGRKAD
- a CDS encoding chemotaxis protein CheW — translated: MNEPQKKQDDELMQLVTFSIGEEEFGVDILKVQEIIRTMEITKVPKAPDFVEGVINLRGKVIPIIDLRRRFGLSSKEHDKHTRIIVIEINNMIVGFVVDSVSEVLRIPAGTVEPPPAVVAGMESEYISGVGKLQDRLLILLDLDRLLSNDDLEVLGQI